The following proteins come from a genomic window of Bactrocera tryoni isolate S06 chromosome 1, CSIRO_BtryS06_freeze2, whole genome shotgun sequence:
- the LOC120782603 gene encoding secernin-1, translated as MSATGDCFIIQSPNTAENTIIFGRNALDADALTEAQEVQYYNANFALEGKPDGGADVVKANGEILRMILQKTQTGIWGGDVGANDHNVCIAVSWSAEEPANDSDTLRSTDIVRLTLAIAKTAVDAVERIGNLVANHGSDNAKFSFVVCDTKEVWLVSSGAKLWAAHQVADGFLRLTNKGLSVKTAIDKSTDDLGDALKSLGLWDGEGDLNFASCFDAAETAEAEWSGEEPKGDGSYTLTSMFDTLRSAADSATSRSASVSVLTNGISCHWFTATPNASESVFKPFVFAPNPKISPLTKVPPDNTHTLLHKLHAQRKPNAVEDLKALEAACVDELNAYLAEHPTADEELDELMKDCVEAEVKFYR; from the exons ATGTCTGCAACTGGTGATTGTTTTATCATACAATCTCCAAatacagctgaaaatactataATCTTCGGTCGAAATGCTTTAGATGCCGATGCATTAACAGAAGCACAAGAGGTTCAATATTACAACGCCAATTTCGCACTTGAGGGGAAG CCCGATGGTGGTGCAGATGTGGTTAAAGCGAATGGTGAAATATTACGTATGATATTGCAAAAGACTCAAACCGGCATTTGGGGTGGTGACGTGGGTGCTAACGACCATAATGTTTGCATTGCTGTTTCCTGGTCAGCGGAGGAGCCAGCTAACGATAGTGATACCCTTAGATCAACTGATATTGTACG TTTGACTTTGGCTATCGCTAAAACCGCTGTTGACGCAGTGGAACGCATTGGTAATTTAGTAGCTAACCATGGGTCCGACAATGCAAAATTCAGTTTTGTGGTCTGTGATACTAAAGAAGTATGGTTAGTGAGCAGCGGTGCAAAGTTATGGGCTGCACATCAGGTTGCTGATGGATTCCTCCGTTTAACAAATAAAGGACTCAGCGTTAAAACTGCGATTGATAAATCAACTGACGATTTAGGTGATGCTCTCAAATCGCTGGGGCTCTGGGATGGCGAa GGTGATTTAAATTTTGCCAGCTGTTTTGATGCAGCTGAAACCGCGGAAGCTGAATGGAGTGGTGAAGAACCTAAAGGAGACGGTAGCTACACTTTGACTAGCATGTTTGATACACTACGTTCGGCGGCCGATAGCGCAACGTCACGTTCAGCCAGTGTCTCTGTGCTTACAAATGGAATTTCATGTCATTGGTTTACGGCGACACCTAATGCAAGTGAATCAGTCTTTAAACCATTCGTCTTTGCACCTAATCCCAAAATTTCACCACTCACCAAAGTGCCACCtgataacacacacacactcttgcATAAGCTTCATGCTCAACGCAAACCGAATGCTGTAGAAGATTTGAAAGCTCTGGAGGCTGCTTGTGTTGACGAATTAAACGCGTATTTAGCGGAACATCCAACTGCTGACGAGGAGTTGGATGAACTAATGAAAGACTGTGTGGAAGCTGAGGTGAAGTTCTATCGTTAA
- the LOC120782606 gene encoding ELMO domain-containing protein 2, with amino-acid sequence MFLFDWMLQRILPVIFLYLRPFIKWFLHTFTRLCELQRIVYGAQAGASRTRQVERSLMLSQNVDIQQLLRELDTAVETCSEDELRQLPVRAVSVVQRVKRIKSKIHPDFAPLFGTCVLHIWSYRHLLHQVEQLRAEPYDANNLDHEQKLLELWNRLMPEEPLEGRITKQWQDIGFQGDDPKTDFRGMGVLGLENLLFFSREYRDAAHHVLLHSKHPVYGYTFAIVGINLTAMAYRLLKSGDAKVHFYNVANSLNQACSLIHFHKFYCYLLFEFDRFWLESEPTNIMDFREIYQRFEILIMEALHNDKTLFKTNLVVEDV; translated from the exons atgtttttgttcgACTGGATGCTGCAACGTATTTTGCCAGTGATCTTCCTTTATCTAAGGCCGTTCATTAAATGGTTTTTGCACACATTCACGAGACTATGTGAGCTGCAACGCATTGTATATGGTGCACAAGCCGGTGCAAGTCGCACACGTCAAGTTGAACGGTCGTTAATGCTATCACAAAATGTCGATATACAGCAATTACTGCGCGAATTGGATACTGCAGTAGAGACATGTAGTGAAGATGAACTACGCCAATTACCTGTACGCGCTGTTAGTGTAGTACAACGCGTAAAgcgcataaaatcaaaaatccATCCTGACTTTGCGCCTCTCTTTGGCACTTGTGTACTGCACATATGGAGTTATCGACATCTGCTACATCAGGTAGAACAGTTACGTGCAGAGCCATACGATGCAAATAACTTGGATCACGAACAGAAGTTATTAGAATTGTGGAACCGTTTGATGCCAGAAGAACCACTCGAAGGACGCATCACAAAGCAATGGCAGGATATTGGCTTTcag GGTGACGATCCCAAAACGGACTTTCGTGGTATGGGTGTACTTGGTTTGGAAAATCTTCTCTTCTTCTCACGTGAATACCGTGACGCAGCACATCACGTCCTGTTACATTCGAAACATCCTGTATATGGTTATACATTCGCCATAGTGGGTATTAATCTCACCGCGATGGCATATCGCTTGCTCAAGTCTGGTGATGCTAAAGTACATTTCTATAATGTGGCGAATTCACTTAATCAGGCCTGCTCGCTtatacattttcataaattttactgCTATTTACTTTTCGAATTCGACCGGTTCTGGTTAGAATCGGAACCAACGAATATAATGGATTTCCGTGAAATATATCAACGCTTTGAAATATTAATCATGGAAGCTTTACATAATGACAAAACACTATTCAAAACGAATCTCGTAGTGGAGGATGTTTAA